In one window of Photorhabdus laumondii subsp. laumondii DNA:
- the mutY gene encoding A/G-specific adenine glycosylase has product MMEAKQFSTVVLDWYHRYGRKTLPWQLEKTSYHVWLSEVMLQQTQVATVIPYFQRFISRFPDITSLAAAPLDEVLHLWTGLGYYARARNLHKAAQQVVERHQGKFPTTFEDVVALPGVGRSTAGAILSLSQGKHFPILDGNVKRVLARCYAVEGWPGKKEVESCLWQISTNVTPAQEVEYFNQAMMDLGAMVCTRSKPKCEICPLNQGCIAYANHSWTKYPGKKPKQSIPEKTAYFLLMQNNDSVWLEQRPPTGIWGGLFAFPQFESMDLLNGWLEQSGISHSKHEQLTAFRHTFSHFHLDIVPIKINILSFTTCMDENKGLWYNLQQPATVGLAAPVEYLLQQLG; this is encoded by the coding sequence ATTGGAAAAGACCTCTTACCACGTCTGGCTTTCAGAAGTGATGTTGCAACAAACTCAGGTTGCGACGGTCATTCCCTATTTTCAGCGCTTTATTTCACGTTTTCCCGATATAACTTCACTTGCCGCAGCCCCCCTTGATGAAGTCCTTCATTTATGGACCGGCCTTGGTTACTACGCTCGCGCTCGTAATTTACATAAAGCAGCACAGCAGGTTGTGGAGCGGCACCAAGGTAAATTCCCGACAACTTTTGAAGATGTTGTCGCCCTACCTGGCGTTGGTCGTTCGACAGCAGGTGCAATCCTTTCACTTTCTCAAGGTAAACATTTCCCAATTCTTGATGGCAACGTTAAACGGGTATTGGCCCGCTGTTATGCCGTGGAAGGTTGGCCGGGTAAAAAAGAGGTTGAAAGCTGCCTCTGGCAAATCAGCACCAATGTAACGCCAGCGCAAGAGGTAGAATATTTTAATCAGGCGATGATGGACTTAGGCGCAATGGTTTGCACTCGCAGCAAGCCGAAATGTGAAATCTGCCCATTAAATCAAGGATGTATCGCTTACGCTAACCATAGCTGGACAAAATATCCCGGTAAAAAACCTAAACAGAGCATTCCTGAAAAAACAGCTTATTTCTTGCTGATGCAAAATAATGATTCTGTCTGGCTAGAACAGCGCCCACCAACGGGGATCTGGGGTGGTTTGTTTGCGTTTCCTCAGTTTGAGAGCATGGATTTACTAAATGGCTGGTTAGAACAATCAGGCATTTCTCACAGTAAACACGAACAACTCACCGCATTCCGCCACACATTTAGCCATTTTCATCTAGATATTGTGCCGATAAAAATAAATATTTTATCTTTCACTACCTGCATGGATGAAAATAAAGGACTTTGGTATAACTTACAGCAACCCGCAACTGTTGGGCTGGCAGCACCAGTTGAATATCTATTACAACAACTGGGCTGA